The Sulfurospirillum tamanense DNA window ATTAGGAAGTCCTGTGAGATAGTCATGACTGGCACTATAATAGGCTTCTTGCTGTTGCCTCTTGAGTTTACCAATAAGCCTATTGGCACCATCTGCAAGGAGTTGAAACTCACTAAAACTTAAAGCATTTTCAGGAATTTCCACTTGTTCGTTGGCTGCATTTTTAAAAGTATTGAAAAAAAGCTGAATGTTGGTTTTGGTGCGCCTAGCCAAATATGCCACAAAAAGCAAAAGAACAATAACAGCAAGAATAAAAATTGCAATAATCATCATAATGCGTTCAGTAATTTGATTCTCTAGTAAGGTGCGTTGTTTTGCAATAATCGCATCGATATAATCCAAATTCACTTCTGCTCCGATAAACATATCGCGATGGGGGATTTTAGCCACAAAGGAAACTTTTGAAAACAGTTTTCCATTTTCATCTTCCCACGCATAAGTAGCAAAACCTCCTGCCTCATTTTCTTGAGCAATGCGGCTGTTTTCTTGGACTACTTTAATGCCGTTTGCATCGGCCATATCCCAGACGTTTGGCCTTGGATTAAACACCTTTCCATTGGAAATAATCAAGTCTCCCTCAAACGAATTGATGAAAAAATGCCCCTCTTCTCTTCCGCCAAAACGGCGGCTAGAGAGGTGCTCAAAAAGGTTTTTATCAATTTTTTTGGAAAATTCATCCAAATAGATACTGGCGGTAAAATACCAATTTTTTACATCAAACCGCTTAATAAACGTAATTTTTTGACGCACTTCTTCCCCGTCTTTCCAAAACGTCGAAAGATACCCTCCATCGCTTATAGCAATCATACCAAGCTCTTCATTCACAACGCGCGTTTGTTGATGATCGCGCAAATCACGCAAATCATTTCCTTCATAATGTAAGTCTTTTGGGTGAAAAATTCCCACCCCTTCAGTAGAAGTAATGGCAAACTCAACAAAGGAGTGGGTATTGTAGGCACGAACAATTTGAAGTAAAAAAGCATCAACATAGCCTGCCCGAAGGGTTTCGCGGTCAAGGGAAAAATAGGCGGACTCAATCATGGAATGAAGTTGCAAGCTTTCGCGCAAAAGCTCCTCTTTGGCAAAGCGGATAATGCGAGAATGCTCCACACGAACATAATCCAATGCCCGATAAACCTCCTCTTGAAGCAAAGCCTTTTGCTCATTCAAGAGGGTCGTTTTCAGATTAGCGCTCTCTTTTTTAAACGTTTCATTCAGGCCATAAACAACCAATACACCACTACCCACAGCCAACACCACAAAAAGTGTTAAAATCTGAAGGCTTAAAAGGCGAATAAGACTCACAGGCTGTTTCATACCCACTCCTAAAAGCACTATAGTACCACAGCTGCTTTTAAATTGCTTTTTTCATAAGGTGGATTTATGCTCGGTTGGAAAATACGTTACATGTAAACAGTTGTAAAAGCACTCCAAGGCTCTCTTTGAGTCTCAAGAGAGTTAATGGGTGCACGTGTATCTGGATAACCAATTGCCATCCCGCACAGTAAAATTTTTTCGCTTTCCACACCCAGCTCTTTTCGCACAATGTCTGGATATTCTGCCAAAGAGCCCATGGAACAAGACCCTAGCCCCTCTTCCACGCACAAGAGCATGACAGATTGCAAAAACATCCCATAATCGAGCCAAGAACCCCCCTTGAGGATTTTATCCATGAAAAAATACAACACCACAGGCGCCCCAAAAGCTTCAAAGTTTGCACGCCACTGTTTGATACGTGCTGCCTTATCTTCTCTTTTGATGCCCAAAATATCATACATTTGCGCCCCAATTGTAATACGACGGCCCTTATAAGGCTCAGCCCACTCTTTGGGATAATAAAGGTAATCAGGGCTTGGCTGCACACCTGCATCAAAGGCACCAAGCAGTGCTTGGTCTAGCTTTTTTTTTGCCTCTCCTGCAACCACACACACGCTCCAAGGCTGCATGTTGGTACTAGAAGGGGTCTGTTTTGCATGCTCTAAAATACGCCCAACAAGCTCCAAAGGAACCTCTTTATCTAAAAATGCTCGAATAGATTTACGTTTCTTGATTGCTTCGTGGACGTGCATAAATACTCCTTTGAATTAGTTTGCAGGCTATTTTGATATTTGGAAGCATAGCATGTTTGTAAAATTTGAACAAAACAGGAGTAGGTTAAAGGAAGGCTTACATGTAAGGGATTTCCTTACATGTAAGCGTGGAGCATTACTCGACTTCGGCGTCGATGACGTCGTCGTCTTTTTTCTTGGCTTCTTTCTTGGAAGCTTCAGCGTTAGGGTTTTGGTCTTTTTTATACATCGCTTCGGCAAGCTTGTGGCTGGCTTCTGTGAGTGTTTTAACCTTCGCGTCGATCTCTTCTTTGGTCGCGTTTTCGTTTTTAAGCGTTTCTTTAAGGGCATCAAGCGCACCTTGGATGGCTGCTTTATCCTCGGCACTGATGGCTTCGCCAATCTCACCTAAGGATTTTTCCGTTTGGTGTGCTAGCGCGTCAGCTTGGTTGCGTGTCTCAACCGCTTCTTTGCGTTTTTTGTCTTCCTCTTTGTGCATTTCTGCGTCTTTGACCATTTTTTCAATTTCCGCTTCATCAAGCCCTGAGCTACCCGTGATCTTAATCTCCTGCGCTTTGCCGGTAGCTTTGTCGCTGGCCGATACAGTCAAGATACCGTTAGCGTCAATGTCAAAAACCACTTCGATTTGTGGCACACCACGTGGTGCTGGCGGGATGCCCTCTAGGTTAAACTGTCCCAAAGACTTGTTGTCTTTGGCAAACTCACGCTCCCCTTGAAGCACGTGGATGGTCACCGCAGGCTGGTTATCTTCAGCAGTAGAGAACGTTTGGGTCTTTTTCACAGGGATGGTCGTGCCTTTTTCGATAACACGGGTCAACACGCCACCCAAGGTCTCGATGCCAAGGCTCAGAGGCGTAACGTCCAAAAGCAACACGTCTTTCACGTCGCCTTTAATAACCGCACCTTGAATCCCCGCACCAATGGCGACTACTTCATCA harbors:
- a CDS encoding nitroreductase family protein, producing MHVHEAIKKRKSIRAFLDKEVPLELVGRILEHAKQTPSSTNMQPWSVCVVAGEAKKKLDQALLGAFDAGVQPSPDYLYYPKEWAEPYKGRRITIGAQMYDILGIKREDKAARIKQWRANFEAFGAPVVLYFFMDKILKGGSWLDYGMFLQSVMLLCVEEGLGSCSMGSLAEYPDIVRKELGVESEKILLCGMAIGYPDTRAPINSLETQREPWSAFTTVYM
- a CDS encoding bifunctional diguanylate cyclase/phosphodiesterase; protein product: MKQPVSLIRLLSLQILTLFVVLAVGSGVLVVYGLNETFKKESANLKTTLLNEQKALLQEEVYRALDYVRVEHSRIIRFAKEELLRESLQLHSMIESAYFSLDRETLRAGYVDAFLLQIVRAYNTHSFVEFAITSTEGVGIFHPKDLHYEGNDLRDLRDHQQTRVVNEELGMIAISDGGYLSTFWKDGEEVRQKITFIKRFDVKNWYFTASIYLDEFSKKIDKNLFEHLSSRRFGGREEGHFFINSFEGDLIISNGKVFNPRPNVWDMADANGIKVVQENSRIAQENEAGGFATYAWEDENGKLFSKVSFVAKIPHRDMFIGAEVNLDYIDAIIAKQRTLLENQITERIMMIIAIFILAVIVLLLFVAYLARRTKTNIQLFFNTFKNAANEQVEIPENALSFSEFQLLADGANRLIGKLKRQQQEAYYSASHDYLTGLPNRLLFYDRLELAIGNAKRAQDKIAIVFMDLDHFKRINDTLGHDIGDEVLVQVSKRLSKVIRETDTLARIGGDEFVFILTNIPKDEIVHEMINRMIRVVNKPLHVKKQTIRVGCSLGIAFYPEDGTDSDTLYKNADIAMYEAKSKGRNNFQCFNAKMEASLHGLLQLEQEISKGIKAGEFELYYQPKIKTDNGLIVGAEALLRWNHPTRGVLSPDAFIGVAEGSWLIYPLGEWVLENALSQLLRWQKRGWNLTVAINLSVKQIENPHFIDAVGASLRRFGVSPHLVEFEITESFSAENEQNIQALHQLKALGVHIAIDDFGTGYSSLSYLNKLPIDTIKIDRSFITHMLEHEDRLALVKVILQTAKILNLQTVAEGVESKEELEMLQYLGCCCFQGFYFSKPVPLPRFNSLVLGNQ